AAATCTGTACATTGAAAAGATTATGTGTGATGGATTCTAACTGaggggggacgtggtggcacgGTAGGTTTGACCAGTGCCCGCTGTATggcgggtcttgggtttgagccccgcctggggtgccttgcagcggactggcgtcctgtcctgggtgtgtcccctccccccctttggccttgcgccctgtgtagCCGGATAgactccagctcgctgcgaccccactcgggacatgTGGTTCTTGAcactggatgaatggatggatggatggctggatggatggattctaACTGAAATTCTTTGTCTTGTGTGCCAATTGCTTACAGTGAAATTGAAAAGGAAACAACCACCACCTTCGTAGAATCAACTGCCATCTCCGAAGATGACCAAGCCCTCATGGAGCGCCTGGCAAAACGGGAGGAGCGCCGGCAACGACGGATGAAGGAAGCACTAGAAAGACAGAAGGAGTTTGACCCCACCACCACTGACGGTATAGAGAATAACCGTGAGGAGCGCAGGCGaagggagccagagccagagCCAGAGGTGAAGAGCAAGGTCCTAGAGTCTGACAcctggaaggagaaggaggtAGAGAAGCAAGAGGAGGACCAGCAGCAGGTGACCAAAGCTGTCCAGGAAGAAGACATAAGAGAACCAGAGAAACCCGCACCAGAGCCTGAAAAGGAGGTGGTTGAGGTCAAACAGGAACTTGTCCAGGtgaaacaggaaatggctgaggAGAAGCCAAGAAGATCCTACCTGAGAGATGAGgttggttcattttttttctctttacagCTATAATATATTTTCCTAAATTCtcctaaatttattttatttggtcttgaaaaaaaattcttatacTTTTTTCAGGAATCCACAGAAGAAAGACCTAAAAGAGAAGAGGTATCAAATATGTCTTTAAATACCCATTACAGTTTTGGGTGTTCTTTTGTACTTGGTAGAAAATGTAACTATGCTTTATTTTATAGGAAAAGGTTGAAGAACATCTTGTCAATTCAAATGTAGTTTTAGAAATACCCTTAGTGTTAAACAAGGAGGTACAAGAGGAACAGgtaataacaaaagaaaagacagaagATAAACCTATATTATCGGAGAAAGAAGTTGAGGAAAAACCTGCCATCTTTAAGAAGGATGATGAAGAGACAACAATAACGTTCAAGATAGATTTCAAAGAGCCAGTAATACTAAAAAAAGAGGTTGAGGAAAGAACTGAGACACCAAAAAAAGAGGCTGAAGAACAGCATGTAGTACCAAAGAAAGAGGTTGAAGAAAAACCTATGTTAAAGAAGGCTGAAGAAAAACCTGCCGAACCAAAAAAAGAGGTTGAAGAAAAACCTGTGATGCCGAAGAAGGAGATTGAAGAGAAACCTCTGGTGCCAAAGAAGGCAGTTGAAGAGAAACTTCTGGTACCAAAGAAAGGAGGTGAGGAAAAACCTGTGATGCTGAAGAAGGAGGTTGAAGAAAAACCTGTGGTACCAAAGAAGGGGGCTGAAGAAAAACCTGTGGTGCCAAAGAAGGGGGCTGAAGAAAAACCTGTGGTACCAAAGAAGGGGACTGAAGAAAAACCTGTAGTGCCAAAGAAGGGGGCTGAAGAAAAACCTGTGGTACCAAAGAAAGAGGTTGAGGAAAAACCTGTGTTGCCAAAAAAGGATGCTGAGGAACAGCGTGTGACATCCAAAAAAGCCTTAGAAGAAAAATCTGCAAtaccaaagaaaaacattgaagaaaaacCTTCACCAGTCAAAAAGGAGTTTGAAGACAAAcgcaaaacagcaaagaaagagGTTGAGGAAAAACTGCCAGTGTCTAAGAAAGAAGCAGAGAAAAAGGTTGAAGAGAAACCTGGAATATCGAAGAAAAAAGTTGAAGAAAAACCTGTAATATCAAAAAAAGAGGAGGTATCGGGTCAGGTTCTCTGTTTCACCCAGAGATTTTCCCTCAGCTTTGCTTAACAACCTGGATAACTCAAACTTTGTTGCTGGTCTTCATTACTGGTAATTTGATCTTTCAAAAGTCTGATCTTTGAAAATCTGAAGTCAGCATTTTTGTACATCCACTCCAGTGAGATTTGAGTTATCCACTCAGcgtagtttatttttataacttAAAGGGTTTGGCCGTTCTTTACTCACCAATTATACAATGGCTCTgctgaaaaatgtcacagtttGTTTCCTCCCATGATAAAAGCAATGTTGTCAGGTATGGTCACAGTGTGAATAGCCTGTTTTGCTTCTTATACAATACAAGTAAGCAGTGTTG
Above is a genomic segment from Scleropages formosus chromosome 2, fSclFor1.1, whole genome shotgun sequence containing:
- the LOC108931620 gene encoding caldesmon-like; amino-acid sequence: MDEDFERRRELRRQKREEMRLEAEKSYQRNNEDDEEEAARERRRRARQERLRNKENEESSTVATEASELNNSTSEIEKETTTTFVESTAISEDDQALMERLAKREERRQRRMKEALERQKEFDPTTTDGIENNREERRRREPEPEPEVKSKVLESDTWKEKEVEKQEEDQQQVTKAVQEEDIREPEKPAPEPEKEVVEVKQELVQVKQEMAEEKPRRSYLRDEESTEERPKREEEKVEEHLVNSNVVLEIPLVLNKEVQEEQVITKEKTEDKPILSEKEVEEKPAIFKKDDEETTITFKIDFKEPVILKKEVEERTETPKKEAEEQHVVPKKEVEEKPMLKKAEEKPAEPKKEVEEKPVMPKKEIEEKPLVPKKAVEEKLLVPKKGGEEKPVMLKKEVEEKPVVPKKGAEEKPVVPKKGAEEKPVVPKKGTEEKPVVPKKGAEEKPVVPKKEVEEKPVLPKKDAEEQRVTSKKALEEKSAIPKKNIEEKPSPVKKEFEDKRKTAKKEVEEKLPVSKKEAEKKVEEKPGISKKKVEEKPVISKKEEVTEEKPKRSFVKEQEVAEDKQKRLLKKEEVMEKKVTKEPEAIQRKKDFPPQPKQQNGSVREETVGKLKKPDWVQSHGAPSETREKVGVSRKVEELKKRRNETESGEFEKMRQKQQEAEAELEELKRKREERKKILEEEEKQKKQELVEKKAKEEEEKKRMKEEIEKRRAEAAEKRQKVDETPEGEGKKPFKCVSPKGSSLKIGERAEFLNKSVLKSAAKASHAPIVTKIGNRLEQYTTAIQSNKEVKSPKSPVPDLPVVTDGIRNIKSMWEKGNVSGAPGGPGTPNKEAAGMKIGVAGRINDWLNKAPENGKAAGGKPADLKPGDVSSKRGLWETKGSSPGKAMVGGKSKSVTNAGVGH